The nucleotide sequence TAATTTCTTATGGAATTATGGATTCCTATTAGGAATTATATTTTTTATTCAAATCTTAACAGGTGTATTCTTAGCTAGTCGTTATTCTCCAGAAATCTCATATGCATATTATAGTATACAACATATTTTAAGAGAATTATGGAGTGGATGGTGCTTTAGATATATGCATGCTACTGGTGCATCACTTGTATTCTTTTTAACATATCTACATATTTTAAGAGGTTTAAATTACTCTTATCTATATTTACCTTTATCATGGATTTCAGGATTAATTATTTTTGCATTATTTATTGTTACTGCTTTTATAGGTTATGTTTTACCTTGGGGACAAATGAGTTATTGGGGTGCAACTGTTATTACTAATTTATTATCTGGTATTCCAGCATTAGTAATTTGGTTATGTGGAGGATACACAGTTAGTGATCCAACAATTAAAAGATTTTTTGTATTACATTTTATATTACCATTCGTAGCTCTATGTATTGTATTTATACATATATTTTTCTTACATTTACATGGTAGCACTAATCCTTTAGGGTATGATACAGCATTAAAAATACCCTTTTATCCAAATCTATTAAGTCTTGATGTAAAAGGATTTAATAATATATTAATACTATTCTTAATACAAAGTATATTTGGTGTAATACCATTATCACATCCAGATAATGCAATTATAGTAAATACATATGTTACACCACTACAAATAGTTCCAGAATGGTATTTCTTACCATTTTATGCAATGTTAAAAAC is from Plasmodium chabaudi chabaudi strain AS genome assembly, chromosome: MIT and encodes:
- a CDS encoding cytochrome b, which produces MNYNSINLVKTHLMNYPCPLNINFLWNYGFLLGIIFFIQILTGVFLASRYSPEISYAYYSIQHILRELWSGWCFRYMHATGASLVFFLTYLHILRGLNYSYLYLPLSWISGLIIFALFIVTAFIGYVLPWGQMSYWGATVITNLLSGIPALVIWLCGGYTVSDPTIKRFFVLHFILPFVALCIVFIHIFFLHLHGSTNPLGYDTALKIPFYPNLLSLDVKGFNNILILFLIQSIFGVIPLSHPDNAIIVNTYVTPLQIVPEWYFLPFYAMLKTIPSKNAGLVIVVASLQLLFLLAEQRNLTTIIQFKMVFSAREYSIPIIWFMCSFYALLWIGCQLPQDIFILYGRLFIILFFSSGLFALVHYKRTHYDYSSQANI